Proteins encoded by one window of Syntrophorhabdaceae bacterium:
- the topA gene encoding type I DNA topoisomerase: MGKSLLVVESPTKMKTLSKYLGKGFTIKATYGHIKDLPKSKLGVDIEKDFTPHFMTVKGKSKVVEELKKAGKEADKIYIGSDPDREGEAIAFHVAEVIGKKKEIERVLFHEITKKGVLDALKAPTHLDEAKYNAQKARRILDRLVGYKISPLLWEKLSYGLSAGRVQSVALRLVCDREEEIENFQKEEYWIIEVELKLPTGEEITATLERKGGEKIRVPSEKEAEEIKRQIAGKPFTIADIETKEKDLVPQPAFITSRLQQEASRVLRFSPKRTMMLAQKLYEGVEIGKEGQVGLITYMRTDSVRVSMEAITEARSYIENSFGKTYVPQKPNFFKNKKSAQDAHEAIRPTSVSLTPDKVKQFVDKDLFALYNLIWKRFVASQMAHEKVEITTANIVTGDFLFVAKGERVLFDGFARIYEEKSDEEEQGSQLPPMAKGGTLSHVDTILKQRFTNPPPRYSEASLIRALEMKGIGRPSTYATIVSTVEDRDYVKKEKGRLAPTPLGRTVNKVLVEFFPVIVDVGFTARVEERLDLIEDGQKDWVKTLQRFNSAFQKELDKAKETMKSLKKEEKKTDIICDQCGKHMLLRWGKNGEYLVCSGKPECKNKKNVRVGEDGTISVVEQEIKGTCPKCGGNLIEKRGRFGRFLACSNYPDCKHTEAYSLGFHCPEEGCTGKLVEKTSKKKKRFISCSQYPKCSFATNKEPAEGPCPVCGAPTLFSFRRSPLCLRKGCGWKSK, from the coding sequence ATGGGAAAATCACTTTTAGTTGTTGAGTCGCCCACCAAGATGAAGACGCTTTCCAAGTACCTTGGCAAAGGTTTTACGATTAAGGCGACTTACGGACATATCAAGGACTTGCCGAAAAGCAAACTCGGTGTCGATATTGAGAAAGATTTTACGCCTCATTTCATGACGGTCAAGGGTAAATCAAAAGTCGTTGAGGAGTTGAAAAAGGCAGGGAAAGAGGCCGACAAAATATACATAGGTTCAGACCCCGACCGGGAGGGAGAAGCCATTGCCTTCCACGTAGCCGAGGTGATCGGGAAGAAAAAAGAAATAGAACGGGTCCTTTTTCACGAGATCACGAAGAAGGGTGTACTTGACGCCCTGAAGGCGCCGACTCACCTGGACGAGGCGAAATACAACGCGCAAAAGGCGCGACGCATCCTGGACAGACTCGTGGGCTATAAGATCAGTCCATTGCTGTGGGAGAAGCTGAGCTATGGGCTTTCCGCGGGGAGGGTCCAATCGGTGGCGCTCAGGCTCGTGTGTGACCGGGAAGAAGAAATAGAAAATTTCCAGAAAGAAGAATACTGGATCATAGAGGTCGAGCTCAAGCTCCCGACAGGGGAAGAAATCACAGCTACCCTCGAAAGAAAGGGAGGGGAAAAGATCAGGGTGCCCTCGGAAAAAGAAGCCGAGGAGATAAAAAGACAGATAGCCGGTAAGCCGTTTACCATTGCCGATATCGAAACGAAAGAGAAAGACCTGGTGCCGCAGCCGGCATTTATCACGAGCAGGCTTCAACAGGAGGCGTCACGGGTGCTTCGCTTTTCGCCCAAAAGAACGATGATGCTGGCGCAAAAGCTCTATGAAGGCGTGGAGATCGGAAAGGAAGGCCAGGTAGGTCTCATCACTTACATGAGAACGGATTCAGTGAGGGTATCGATGGAAGCGATCACCGAAGCGAGGAGTTACATCGAGAATAGCTTCGGAAAAACATACGTACCTCAAAAACCAAATTTCTTCAAGAACAAGAAAAGCGCTCAAGATGCCCATGAGGCCATACGTCCAACGTCGGTGTCACTTACACCCGACAAGGTAAAGCAGTTCGTTGATAAAGACCTCTTCGCCCTCTATAATCTCATATGGAAACGGTTTGTGGCGTCCCAGATGGCCCATGAAAAGGTCGAAATTACAACGGCAAATATAGTAACCGGAGACTTTCTCTTCGTCGCAAAAGGGGAGCGGGTGCTCTTTGACGGCTTCGCAAGAATTTACGAGGAGAAGTCAGACGAGGAAGAACAAGGATCACAGCTTCCCCCCATGGCAAAAGGCGGAACGCTCTCGCACGTCGATACCATTTTGAAACAACGCTTTACAAATCCTCCGCCCCGTTATTCGGAAGCATCGCTCATCAGAGCCCTTGAGATGAAAGGTATCGGAAGACCGTCCACCTATGCGACTATTGTGAGCACGGTGGAAGACAGAGATTACGTAAAGAAGGAGAAAGGAAGGCTCGCACCCACACCCCTCGGAAGAACCGTCAACAAGGTCCTGGTTGAGTTCTTTCCTGTGATCGTTGACGTCGGTTTCACGGCGAGAGTGGAAGAAAGGCTCGATCTTATTGAGGATGGACAGAAAGATTGGGTCAAAACCCTGCAAAGGTTCAATTCCGCTTTCCAAAAGGAACTGGACAAAGCAAAAGAGACCATGAAAAGTCTGAAGAAGGAAGAGAAGAAGACCGATATAATTTGTGATCAGTGCGGCAAGCACATGCTTCTCAGATGGGGAAAGAACGGCGAGTACCTTGTCTGCTCGGGAAAGCCAGAATGTAAGAACAAGAAGAATGTCAGGGTTGGTGAGGACGGAACTATCAGCGTTGTGGAACAGGAGATCAAAGGGACCTGCCCGAAATGCGGTGGAAACCTCATTGAGAAGAGAGGCCGGTTCGGCAGATTTCTTGCCTGCAGCAATTATCCGGATTGCAAACATACTGAGGCGTACTCCCTCGGTTTTCACTGCCCCGAGGAAGGGTGCACAGGAAAACTCGTTGAGAAGACCTCCAAAAAGAAGAAGAGGTTTATCAGTTGCTCGCAGTATCCGAAATGTTCTTTTGCTACAAATAAGGAGCCGGCGGAAGGACCCTGTCCGGTTTGTGGCGCTCCCACGCTCTTTTCCTTTAGAAGAAGTCCGCTCTGTCTTCGTAAGGGTTGTGGATGGAAATCAAAGTAA
- the dprA gene encoding DNA-processing protein DprA → MDERVALIALSRLRRVSNIVKRDIALSFDNIGDLFEKKVGCLDGAVRSAASSFKGWGKIESDLKVLDSMGGRIATIRDAEYPPLLKHIPDAPVVLYKKGSLDAGCNMLAIVGSRRATFEGMNLAEKIAETLSSVGITVVSGFARGIDSSAHKGAVKGNGGTVAVFGCGVDVCYPPENRQLYGHIAEKGLLISEYGPQEEPLPFHFPERNRIIAGLSKGILVIEASKKSGSLITARLGLEYGREVMAIPGSVFRDEYRGANALIKQGAKLVENIDDIVSTCFPGLVLKPKEPANINREEERIFSIIGALKIHVDEVIEKSGMAAKQVMAILTKLEMKELIRETPGGFYMKR, encoded by the coding sequence ATGGATGAACGAGTCGCACTCATCGCCCTTTCACGGTTGAGGCGTGTGAGCAACATAGTGAAAAGGGACATTGCTCTCAGCTTTGACAATATTGGTGACCTTTTTGAAAAGAAGGTGGGCTGCTTAGATGGCGCCGTGCGAAGCGCCGCCTCTTCTTTTAAAGGCTGGGGAAAGATCGAAAGCGATCTGAAAGTACTCGATTCCATGGGTGGGCGGATCGCGACCATACGGGATGCGGAATATCCGCCGCTTCTCAAACATATTCCTGACGCGCCGGTCGTGCTCTACAAGAAGGGTTCCCTCGACGCCGGCTGCAATATGCTGGCAATAGTCGGCTCACGGAGGGCCACTTTTGAGGGTATGAATCTTGCCGAGAAGATAGCTGAGACGCTCTCCTCCGTGGGAATAACCGTTGTGAGCGGTTTTGCCAGGGGCATCGATTCATCGGCTCACAAGGGCGCTGTTAAAGGAAACGGAGGCACCGTTGCCGTATTCGGCTGCGGTGTCGATGTGTGCTATCCACCGGAGAATAGACAACTCTACGGGCATATTGCGGAAAAGGGTCTTCTGATCAGTGAGTACGGCCCGCAGGAAGAGCCGCTTCCATTCCACTTTCCCGAGCGGAACAGGATCATAGCAGGGTTATCCAAGGGTATTCTCGTGATCGAAGCATCAAAGAAGAGCGGCTCGCTGATCACGGCGCGGCTTGGTCTCGAATACGGCAGGGAAGTCATGGCGATTCCCGGCAGCGTCTTTCGTGACGAATATAGAGGAGCCAATGCCCTGATCAAGCAGGGGGCCAAGCTCGTTGAAAATATCGACGACATTGTATCAACCTGTTTTCCCGGTCTTGTGTTGAAACCCAAAGAGCCTGCTAACATCAACAGGGAGGAAGAGCGCATCTTTTCGATCATCGGTGCCCTGAAAATTCACGTGGATGAAGTCATCGAAAAGAGCGGCATGGCGGCAAAGCAAGTCATGGCTATCCTTACGAAACTTGAAATGAAGGAACTCATCCGCGAAACGCCGGGCGGGTTCTATATGAAAAGGTAA
- a CDS encoding RsmE family RNA methyltransferase, translating to MEVRRVFVDKLKMKNGMALVTGPMHKYVVSVLRKTLGDRIDLIDGKGYLYRCVIHSIKSRELYVQILDVVHKPDEKRPKVTLCVSPIKGPRMDWLIEKATELGVEKIVPTIFKRTVVKFEEKEKGKLERWKRIAAEASRQSGRFTVPEIGASTPLRGVAPMIISVKNRIVLYEKEKQNTLKGLFSSSLKGEMCVVIGPEGGIDESEIDWLKENGFTSYTLGESIFRTETTPLVILSIILYEYGKK from the coding sequence ATGGAAGTAAGAAGGGTATTTGTTGACAAACTGAAGATGAAGAACGGCATGGCCCTGGTGACCGGGCCCATGCATAAATATGTGGTTTCCGTTCTCAGAAAAACGTTGGGAGACAGGATCGACCTCATTGACGGAAAAGGGTATCTCTACCGGTGTGTCATACACAGCATCAAGAGCAGGGAACTTTATGTGCAGATCCTCGATGTAGTTCACAAGCCGGATGAGAAAAGACCCAAAGTGACGCTCTGCGTGAGCCCCATTAAGGGCCCCCGGATGGACTGGCTGATCGAAAAGGCCACGGAACTGGGCGTAGAGAAAATCGTGCCGACGATTTTCAAAAGAACTGTCGTGAAGTTCGAAGAGAAAGAAAAAGGCAAGCTCGAACGATGGAAAAGGATCGCCGCTGAAGCCTCCCGGCAATCCGGACGATTTACCGTCCCCGAGATCGGGGCGTCTACACCGCTGAGGGGCGTGGCCCCCATGATCATTTCCGTCAAAAACCGTATCGTGCTCTACGAGAAAGAAAAACAGAACACGCTGAAGGGACTTTTCTCATCATCGCTCAAGGGCGAGATGTGTGTGGTAATCGGACCTGAAGGAGGGATCGACGAATCTGAAATCGACTGGCTCAAGGAAAACGGTTTTACTTCGTACACCCTGGGAGAAAGCATATTCAGAACTGAAACGACCCCGCTCGTGATCCTCTCCATCATTCTTTACGAGTACGGCAAAAAATAA